GGCATCATAAGATCAAGAACAACTAGATCAAAAGATTTTGAAAAAAAGATTTCAAGACAATTTTCTCCGCTGAGTGCAGTTGTAACCTCATAGCCCCTTAGTTTAAGCCTTTGAGCCAAAGTTTGGACAAATTCATATTCATCATCAACAAGTAATATTTTTTTCAAACTTATTCCTCCTCTGACATTGATTCATAGGTCTCTTCTTCGGGAAGAAGGATAGTGAACTTTGTTCCTTCATTTACTTTGCTGGTAAAGCTTAATTTGCCTTTCAGCTTTTTTACTATTCCATAGGTTATTGAAAGCCCAAGGCCTGAGCCTTGTCCGAGTTTTGTGGTAAAAAATGGATCAAAAATATGCTTTTTAATTTCTTCATTTATTCCGCATCCATTGTCTTTGAAGTCTATTCCAACCATTTTTTGTTCAGAAAGGTAGTAGGAGCTGATTTCTATTTTTCCACCAGTGTTAACGGCTGCCACGGCGTTTGTCATAATATTTAAAAAAACCTGCTGAACCTGTCCCTTGTCTGAAAAAATCTGAGGATTTTTAGGATCAAGGTCAAGCAAAAGCTCGATTTGTCTGAATGACGCTTCTTTTTCAAGAAATCCAAGGACTTCTTTAACTATGAAATTTACGTCCAGTTTTTCAAAATTAATATCAAACTTTTTTGCAAATCCAAGAAGCCTGTGAGTAACTGAACTGCATCTTGAAACTGAATTTATGATTGAGTTATTGTGCTTTAAAAACTCATCTTTTAATTCAAAATCTTTTGAAAAAGAAATAATGTCTTTCATAAGACCTGCTTTTTCATTGATTATGGCAAGGGGGTTGTTTATTTCATGGGCAACTCCTGCTGCAAGGCGACCTATTGAAGATAGTTTCTGGGTGTGCTGAAGCTGTTTCATTGCAGTCTCTCTTCTGTCATCAGCTGTTTTTATTCTATTTGTGACAAGGCTTGAAAGTTTCATTGAGGCAATTACAATTATAAGAATGCTTATTCCCAGAATAAAAAATATTTCACTTTTTAAGGAGTACCATGAATTGAGAAGCAGTGATTTTGGTTTGACTATTACAATTATATAGTCTGAGTGAACCCTTGTTAGCCCGGCAAGAACCTGTCTTTTTTTAGGATCTGTAATTTCAGTTATAAAAGTACCATGGATATTCTCCGGCAGATCAAGAAGGCATTTTTCCATTACATTGCCGTAATACCTTGATGATGTCTGAAGAATTTTATTTTTGTTTAAAATAAAAGCGTCACTTTCAGGGCCGAGATTGACTGAATTGACAAGTTCTTCGTATTTTTCTGTGTCAATAGTTGCCCTTAAATACCAGGTTTTTCCCTGGTCTGTAACTCTTTCAACGACATAAACTATATGGGGAAACTTTCTGTATCCCATAAAAACATCGCTGATATAGGTTCCTCTTACTTTTACTTCTTTGAAAGAATCCTGTTGGGAGTAGTCTTTTCCAAGGAGTTTATAGGGGCCTTCATAGCTTTGAAGGATTCCGTCTTCATTGATAACACCTAGATCAACAAATCCTGAAAACTCGTTTCTTAAAGATTTGAAAATTTTTTTTATAGTATCAGGATTCTGGAGTTCTTCATGGGAATATGCATTGGAAATAAATCTTATAGTCGAAAGCCTTTCTTCAATGAAGATTTCAAAGGCGTATTTTATATCATTAAGAATATTGTGAAGGGGTGCTTTTATTTCTTTTTGAAGGCTTTCTTTATATTGATGATAATTTATTATTGCCATTATAGTTAGGGGTAAAATGGTTATCATTGTGAAAAGAAAGGCTATGCTTCTTTTCATTTTCACATATCTGTAAGGCTGCCTTAAATGTTCAGGAGGGGTTTTGAAAAAATAAAAAAGATTATTCATAAAGGTTTTTTTCATTTACTTCCTTTCCTTCTATTCTTTTTTTAAGGAGAATATCCCCGTTTTTCAGTTTTCCATTAAAAAATCTTTTAGATGCTTTTCTGAAAGAACCTGCCACATTTTCAATGATTTTTATTTTCTTCCAGTTAAGATATTGGTAAAATTCATCTTCTATTCCGCAACAGATAAGGGTTTCAATTCCTCCTGTAAGAATCAGATGACAGAGCTTGTCAGCGGAAGCCTGGGGCAGAACTATTATTTTTTCCTCGGGCTTTTCTTCACCTTTTTCTTTGAAAAGTATAAGCACTTCTGTTGCCAAGTCGAATCTTGGAGCAATTTCATTTCCTGATATTGGTATGATTATTTTTTCAGCCATTGTTTTTTATCCGATCTCATATTTTTTCATCTTTCTCCACAGGGTGGTTCTTCCCCAGCCTAAGATTTCTGCTGCTTTGGATTTGCTTCCCCCTGATTTTAGAAGAGCATCTATGATAAGTTTTCTTTCAATTTCTGGAAAGGATGAAAAGCTTGCTGTTTCAATTGTTGTTTCTTTTTGTTCCGATTTGTCTGGGTTGCTATGTTTTAGCACTTCTTCTGACCCGGATGTTGTGTCTTTTGAAGGTTTGTCCCTGTGCTGAATATATGCTGGAAGATCTGGGGGGGCAATTTTTGAATTTTGGCA
The window above is part of the Desulforegulaceae bacterium genome. Proteins encoded here:
- a CDS encoding ATP-binding protein; the encoded protein is MKKTFMNNLFYFFKTPPEHLRQPYRYVKMKRSIAFLFTMITILPLTIMAIINYHQYKESLQKEIKAPLHNILNDIKYAFEIFIEERLSTIRFISNAYSHEELQNPDTIKKIFKSLRNEFSGFVDLGVINEDGILQSYEGPYKLLGKDYSQQDSFKEVKVRGTYISDVFMGYRKFPHIVYVVERVTDQGKTWYLRATIDTEKYEELVNSVNLGPESDAFILNKNKILQTSSRYYGNVMEKCLLDLPENIHGTFITEITDPKKRQVLAGLTRVHSDYIIVIVKPKSLLLNSWYSLKSEIFFILGISILIIVIASMKLSSLVTNRIKTADDRRETAMKQLQHTQKLSSIGRLAAGVAHEINNPLAIINEKAGLMKDIISFSKDFELKDEFLKHNNSIINSVSRCSSVTHRLLGFAKKFDINFEKLDVNFIVKEVLGFLEKEASFRQIELLLDLDPKNPQIFSDKGQVQQVFLNIMTNAVAAVNTGGKIEISSYYLSEQKMVGIDFKDNGCGINEEIKKHIFDPFFTTKLGQGSGLGLSITYGIVKKLKGKLSFTSKVNEGTKFTILLPEEETYESMSEEE